In a genomic window of Taeniopygia guttata chromosome 11, bTaeGut7.mat, whole genome shotgun sequence:
- the FA2H gene encoding fatty acid 2-hydroxylase isoform X1 yields the protein MATAGPRSFSAAEVRARCARGACLVSCRRRLYDLSGFVRLHPGGEQLLRRRAGTDVSAALDGPPHRHSENARRWLEQYYVGDIDEQSLSETVDEKEVVAAAQTPEQTDLCYKTVDVETDLVDWQKPLLWQVGYLGEKYDEWVHQPVDRPIRLFHSDFLEFLSKTAWYVVFMVWTPVVLYLSWVSYTSLAQGNTRLFSSFTTEYSIPVHKYYFPFIFLLGMILWSLLEYLIHRFVFHMKPPASNYYLITLHFLLHGQHHKSPFDSSRLVFPPVPAALVIGFFYGVLRLLLPEVLGLCVFVGGLCGYVIYDMMHYYLHYGSPKKGTYLYGLKAYHVKHHFEHQKSGFGISTRFWDYPFGTLIPEETFKKED from the exons atGGCCACGGCGGGGCCGCGGTCCTTCAGCGCCGCCGAGGTGCGGGCGCGCTGCGCTCGGGGTGCCTGCCTGGTCTCCTGCCGCCGCCGCCTGTACGACCTGAGCGGCTTCGTGCGGCTGCACCCGGGcggggagcagctgctgcgCCGCCGCGCCGGTACCGACGTGAGCGCGGCGCTGGACGGGCCGCCCCACCGGCACTCGGAGAACGCCCGCCGCTGGCTGGAGCAGTACTACGTGGGGGACATCGACGAGCAG aGCCTCTCTGAGACAGTGGATGAGAAGGAGGTGGTTGCTGCAGCCCAGACTCCAGAGCAGACAGATCTCTGCTACAAAACAGTGGATGTGGAGACA GACCTGGTAGACTGGCAGAAGCCCTTGCTGTGGCAGGTGGGCTACTTAGGGGAGAAGTACGACGAGTGGGTGCACCAGCCTGTGGATCGGCCCATCCGCCTCTTCCACTCGGATTTCCTTGAGTTCCTCTCCAAGACAGCATG GTACGTGGTGTTCATGGTATGGACGCCCGTGGTGCTCTATCTCAGCTGGGTCAGCTACACCTCCCTTGCTCAGGGCAACACCAGGCTCTTCTCCTCCTTCACCACAG AGTACTCCATCCCCGTCCACAAATACTACTTCCCCTTCATCTTCCTCCTGGGAATGATCCTGTGGTCCCTGCTAGAGTACCTCATCCATCGCTTTGTCTTCCACATGAAGCCACCCGCTAGTAATTACTATCTCATCACCCTGCATTTCTTGCTGCATGGGCAGCATCACAAG TCTCCCTTCGACAGCTCCCGCCTGGTCTTCCCTCCCGTGCCAGCCGCGCTGGTGATCGGCTTCTTCTACGGCGtgctgcggctgctgctgcccgagGTGCTGGGGCTCTGCGTGTTCGTCGGGGGGCTCTGCGGCTACGTCATCTACGACATGATGCACTATTACCTCCACTACGGCTCGCCCAAAAAGGGCACCTACCTGTATGGCCTGAAGGCTTATCACGTCAAGCACCACTTTGAACACCAAAAATCAG